A window from Sus scrofa isolate TJ Tabasco breed Duroc chromosome 2, Sscrofa11.1, whole genome shotgun sequence encodes these proteins:
- the SPTBN2 gene encoding spectrin beta chain, non-erythrocytic 2 isoform X1 produces the protein MNGNGVSRGPGHGLNGADELYYEAVEGSQSPGGLLLSPAAFINPAQYSSVLEGRFKQLQDEREAVQKKTFTKWVNSHLARVTCRVGDLYSDLRDGRNLLRLLEVLSGETLPKPTKGRMRIHCLENVDKALQFLKEQKVHLENMGSHDIVDGNHRLTLGLVWTIILRFQIQDISVETEDNKEKKSAKDALLLWCQMKTAGYPNVNVHNFTTSWRDGLAFNAIVHKHRPDLLDFESLKKCNAHYNLQNAFNLAEKELGLTKLLDPEDVNVDQPDEKSIITYVATYYHYFSKMKALAVEGKRIGKVLDHAMEAERLVEKYESLASELLQWIEQTIVTLNDRQLANSLSGVQNQLQSFNSYRTVEKPPKFTEKGNLEVLLFTIQSKLRANNQKVYTPREGRLISDINKAWERLEKAEHERELALRTELIRQEKLEQLAARFDRKAAMRETWLSENQRLVSQDNFGLELAAVEAAVRKHEAIETDIVAYSGRVQAVDAVAAELAAEHYHDIKRIAARQHNVARLWDFLRQMVAARRERLLLNLELQKVFQDLLYLMDWMEEMKGRLQSQDLGKHLAGVEDLLQLHELVEADIAVQAERVRAVSASALRFCRSEKEYKPCDPQLVSERVAALEQSYESLCELAATRRARLEESRRLWRFLWEVGETEAWVREQQHLLASADTGRDLTGVLRLLNKHTALRGEMSGRLGPLKLTLEQGQQLVAEGHPGASQAAARAAELQAQWERLEALAEERAQRLAQAASLYQFQADANDMEAWLVDALRLVSSPELGHDEFSTQALARQHRALEEEIRGHRPTLDALREQAAALPPELSRAPEVQGRVPTLEQHYEELRARAGERARALEAALALYTMLSEAGACGLWVEEKEQWLNGLTLPERLEDLEVVQQRFETLEPEMNALAARITAVNDIAEQLLKANPPGKGSIINTQKQLNHRWQQFRSLADGKKAALTSALSIQNYHLECTETQAWMREKTKVIESTQGLGNDLAGVLALQRKLAGTERDLEAIAARVGELTREANALAAGHPAQAPAINARLGEVQAGWEDLRATMRRREESLGEARRLQDFLRSLDDFQAWLGRTQTSVASEEGPATLPEAEALLAQHAALRGEVERAQSEYSRLRAVGEEVTRDQADPQCLFLRQRLEALGTGWEELGRIWESRQGRLAQAHGFQGFLRDARQAEGVLSSQEYVLSHTEMPGTLQAADAAIKKLEDFMSTMDANGERIRGLLEAGRQLVSAGNIHAEKIQEKADSIERRHRKNQEAAQQLLGRLRDNREQQHFLQDCHELKLWIDEKMLTAQDVSYDEARNLHTKWQKHQAFMAELAANKDWLDKVDKEGRELTLEKPELKALVWEKLEELHRRWDELETTTQAKARSLFDANRAELFAQSCSALESWLESLQAQLHSDDYGKDLTSVNILLKKQQMLEREMAVREKEVEAIQAQAQALAQEDQGAGEVERTSRAVEEKFRALCRPMKERCQRLQASREQHQFHRDVADEILWVTERLPMASSMEHGKDLPSVQLLMKKNQTLQKEIQGHEPRIADLTERQRALGAAAAGPELAELQEMWKRLGHELELRGKRLEEALRAQQFYRDAAEAEAWMGEQELHMMGQEKAKDELSAQAEVKKHQVLEQALADYAQTIHQLAASSQDMIDHEHPESTRISIRQAQVDKLYASLKELAGERRQRLQEHLRLCQLRRELDDLEQWIQEREVVAASHELGQDYEHVTMLRDKFREFSRDTSTIGQERVDGANALANGLIAGGHAARATVAEWKDSLNEAWADLLELLDTRGQVLAAAHELQRFLHGARQALARVQHKQQQLPDGTGRDLNAAEALQRRHCAFEHDIQALSAQVQQVQDDGHRLQKAYAGDKAEEIGRHMQAVAEAWAQLQGSSAARHQLLLDTTDKFRFFKAVRELMLWMDGVNLQMDAQERPRDVSSADLVIKNHQGIKAEIEARADRFSSCVDMGQGLLARSHYAAEEISEKLSQLQARRQETADKWQEKMDWLQLVLEVLVFGRDAGMAEAWLCSQEPLVRSAELGCTVDEVESLIKRHEAFQKSAVAWEERFSALEKLTALEEQEKERKRKREEEERRKQPPAPAPTASLPAGDLVDSHAAPEATWDGAHPRLPASSQPASVNGVCTDAESPQPLMEQQRLEQGSFPEGPASGAGDEANGPRGEKQTRTGGPAPPVMPQSRSSESARVATLPTRGPELSAQEQMEGMLCRKQEMEAFGKKAANRSWQNVYCVLRRGSLGFYKDAKAASAGVPYHGEVPVSLARAQGSVAFDYRKRKHVFKLGLQDGKEYLFQAKDEAEMSSWLRVVNAAIATASSASGEPEEPAVPSATRGMTRAMTMPPVSPVGAEGPVVLRSKDGREREREKRFSFFKKNK, from the exons ATGAATGGGAACGGAGTGAGCAGGGGGCCCGGGCACGGCCTGAACGGGGCCGACGAGCTTTACTACGAGGCCGTGGAGGGGTCCCAGAGCCCCGGGGGCCTCCTGCTCTCGCCGGCTGCCTTCATCAACCCGGCTCAGTACTCCAGCGTGCTGGAAGGGCGCTTCAAGCAGCTCCAAG ATGAGCGAGAGGCTGTGCAGAAGAAAACCTTCACCAAGTGGGTGAACTCGCACCTGGCCCGGGTGACATGCCGGGTGGGAGACCTGTACAGCGACCTCCGGGATGGACGTAACCTCCTGAGGCTCCTCGAGGTGCTCTCGGGAGAGACgctg CCAAAGCCCACCAAGGGCCGAATGCGGATCCACTGCCTGGAGAACGTGGACAAGGCGCTGCAGTTTCTGAAGGAGCAAAAAGTGCACTTGGAGAATATGGGCTCCCATGACATCGTGGACGGGAACCACCGCCTGACCCTCGGGCTGGTGTGGACCATCATCCTGCGATTCCAG atCCAAGACATAAGCGTGGAGACAGAAGACAACAAGGAGAAGAAGTCAGCTAAGGATGccctgctgctgtggtgccagaTGAAGACGGCGGG GTACCCCAATGTCAACGTGCACAACTTCACCACCAGCTGGAGAGATGGGCTGGCCTTTAACGCCATTGTGCACAAACACCG gccAGACCTGCTGGATTTTGAGTCCCTGAAGAAATGCAATGCACATTACAACCTGCAGAACGCTTTCAATCTGGCCGAGAAGGAGCTGGGACTTACAAAGCTGCTGGATCCTGAGG ACGTGAACGTGGACCAACCAGATGAGAAATCAATTATTACCTATGTGGCTACTTACTACCATTACTTTTCCAAGATGAAGGCCCTGGCCGTGGAAGGCAAAAGAATCGGCAAG GTGCTGGACCACGCCATGGAGGCCGAGCGCCTGGTGGAGAAGTATGAGTCCCTGGCctcggagctgctgcagtggattGAGCAGACGATTGTGACTCTCAACGACCGGCAGCTGGCCAACTCCCTGAGCGGGGTCCAGAACCAGCTCCAGTCCTTCAATTCCTACCGCACCGTGGAGAAGCCACCCAA GTTCACCGAGAAAGGGAACTTGGAAGTGCTGCTCTTCACCATCCAGAGCAAGCTGCGAGCCAACAACCAGAAGGTCTACACGCCCCGGGAGGGCCGGCtcatctctgacatcaacaag GCCTGGGAGCGGCTGGAGAAAGCCGAGCATGAGCGCGAGCTGGCCCTGCGCACAGAGCTGATCCGCCAGGAGAAGCTGGAGCAGCTGGCCGCCCGCTTCGACCGCAAGGCCGCCATGCGGGAGACCTGGCTCAGCGAGAACCAGCGCCTCGTGTCCCAG GACAACTTTGGGCTGGAGCTGGCAGCCGTGGAGGCAGCGGTGCGGAAGCACGAAGCCATTGAGACGGACATCGTGGCCTACAGCGGCCGGGTGCAGGCGGTGGACGCCGTGGCGGCGGAGCTGGCCGCCGAGCACTACCACGACATCAAGCGCATCGCCGCGCGGCAGCACAACGTGGCGCGGCTCTGGGACTTCTTGCGGCAGATGGTGGCTGCCCGCCGGGAGCGGCTCCTCCTCAatctggagctgcagaaggtgtttcagGACCTGCTCTACCTCATGGACTGGATGGAAGAGATGAAG GGCCGGCTGCAGTCCCAGGACCTGGGCAAGCATCTGGCTGGAGTGGAGGACCTGCTGCAGCTGCACGAGCTGGTGGAGGCAGACATCGCCGTGCAGGCCGAGAGGGTGCGGGCTGTCAGTGCCTCTGCGCTGCGCTTCTGCCGCTCAGAAAAAG AGTACAAACCGTGCGACCCCCAGCTGGTGTCGGAGCGGGTGGCCGCCCTGGAGCAGAGCTACGAGTCGCTGTGTGAGTTGGCAGCGACTCGGCGGGCCCGGCTGGAGGAGTCCCGGCGGCTCTGGCGCTTCCTCTGGGAAGTGGGCGAGACGGAGGCCTGGGTGCGGGAGCAGCAGCACCTGCTGGCCTCCGCAGACACCGGCAGGGACCTGACCGGCGTCCTCCGCCTGCTCAACAAGCACACAGCCCTGCGGGGCGAGATGAGCGGCCGGCTGGGGCCCCTGAAGCTCACGCTGGAGCAGGGCCAGCAGTTAGTGGCCGAGGGCCACCCTGGGGCCAGCCAGGCTGCCGCCCGCGCCGCCGAGCTCCAGGCCCAGTGGGAGCGGCTGGAGGCCCTGGCGGAGGAGCGCGCCCAGCGGCTTGCCCAGGCCGCCAGCCTCTACCAGTTCCAGGCCGATGCCAACGACATGGAGGCCTGGCTGGTGGACGCGCTGCGCTTGGTGTCGAGCCCTGAGCTGGGGCACGATGAGTTCTCCACGCAGGCCCTGGCCCGGCAGCACCGGGCCCTGGAGGAAGAGATCCGAGGCCACCGGCCAACCCTGGATGCCCTGAGGGAGCAGGCTGCCGCCCTGCCTCCGGAGCTGAGCCGCGCCCCCGAGGTGCAGGGCAGGGTGCCCACCCTGGAGCAGCACTACGAGGAGCTGCGGGCCCGGGCTGGCGAGCGCGCACGTGCCCTGGAGGCGGCCCTGGCGCTCTACACCATGCTCAGCGAGGCTGGGGCCTGCGGGCTCTGGGTGGAGGAGAAGGAGCAGTGGCTCAATGGGCTGACCCTGCCTGAGCGCCTGGAGGACCTGGAGGTCGTGCAGCAGAG GTTCGAGACCCTGGAGCCCGAAATGAACGCCCTTGCAGCGCGAATTACTGCCGTGAATGACATTGCAGAGCAGTTGCTGAAGGCCAACCCCCCGGGGAAGGGCAGCATTATCAACACCCAGAAGCAGCTCAACCAcag GTGGCAGCAGTTTCGGTCCCTGGCAGATGGCAAGAAGGCAGCTCTGACTTCAGCCCTGAGCATCCAGAACTACCACCTGGAGTGCACGGAGACCCAGGCCTGGATGAGAGAAAAGACCAAGGTCATTGAGTCCACCCAGGGCCTGGGCAACGACCTGGCCGGGGTGCTGGCGCTGCAGCGTAAGCTGGCGGGCACCGAGCGGGACCTGGAGGCCATCGCCGCCCGGGTGGGCGAACTGACCCGGGAGGCAAACGCCCTGGCTGCTGGCCACCCCGCCCAAGCCCCTGCCATCAACGCCCGGCTTGGAGAGGTGCAGGCTGGCTGGGAGGACCTCAGGGCCACCATGCGGAGGCGAGAGGAGTCGCTGGGGGAGGCGCGGCGGCTGCAGGACTTCCTGCGCAGCTTGGATGACTTCCAGGCCTGGCTGGGCCGCACGCAGACCTCCGTGGCCTCTGAGGAAGGGCCGGCCACCCTGCCTGAGGCAGAGGCCCTCCTGGCCCAACATGCAGCCCTGCGGGGAGAGGTGGAGCGGGCGCAGAGCGAGTACAGCCGGCTGCGGGCTGTGGGCGAGGAGGTGACCCGGGACCAGGCTGATCCCCAGTGCCTCTTCCTGCGGCAGCGACTCGAAGCGCTGGGCACCGGCTGGGAGGAGCTGGGCCGCATATGGGAGAGCCGGCAAGGCCGTCTTGCCCAGGCCCATGGCTTCCAGGGGTTCCTACGGGATGCACGCCAGGCCGAGGGTGTGCTCAGCAGCCAG GAATACGTTTTGTCTCACACGGAGATGCCGGGGACACTCCAGGCTGCTGATGCCGCCATCAAGAAACTGGAAGACTTTATGAGCACCATGGATGCCAACGGCGAGCGGATCCGCGGGCTCCTGGAAGCTGGGCGCCAGCTGGTGTCTGCGGGCAACATCCATGCCGAGAAGATCCAAGAGAAGGCCGACTCCATAGAGAGGAG ACACAGGAAGAATCAAGAAGCAGCGCAGCAGCTTTTGGGCCGTCTTCGGGACAATCGAGAGCAGCAGCATTTCTTGCAAGACTGTCACGAG CTGAAACTCTGGATTGACGAGAAGATGCTGACAGCCCAGGATGTGTCCTATGACGAGGCCCGCAACCTGCACACCAAGTGGCAGAAGCACCAGGCGTTCATGGCTGAGCTGGCCGCCAACAAGGACTGGTTGGACAAGGTGGACAAG GAAGGGCGGGAGCTGACTCTCGAGAAGCCAGAGCTGAAAGCGCTGGTGTGGGAGAAGCTGGAGGAGCTGCACAGGCGCTGGGACGAGCTGGAGACCACCACCCAGGCCAAAGCCCGCAGCCTTTTTGATGCCAACCGAGCAGAGCTGTTTGCCCAGAGCTGCTCGGCCCTGGAGAGTTGGCTGGAGAGCCTCCAGGCCCAGCTGCACTCCGACGACTACGGCAAGGACCTCACCAGCGTCAACATCCTGCTCAAGAAGCAGCAG ATGCTGGAAAGGGAGATGGCTGTGCGGGAGAAGGAGGTGGAGGCGATCCAGGCTCAGGCTCAGGCGCTGGCACAGGAGGACCAGGGTGCAGGGGAGGTGGAGCGGACCTCGAGGGCCGTGGAGGAGAAGTTCAGGGCCCTGTGCCGGCCCATGAAGGAGCGCTGCCAGCGCCTGCAAGCCTCTCGCGAGCAGCACCAGTTCCACCGGGACGTGGCAGATGAGATA TTGTGGGTGACAGAGCGGCTACCCATGGCTAGCTCCATGGAACACGGCAAGGACCTGCCCAGTGTCCAGCTCCTCATGAAGAAAAACCAG ACCCTGCAAAAGGAGATACAGGGTCACGAGCCTCGGATCGCGGACCTGACAGAGCGGCAGCGCGCTCTGGGTGCGGCCGCAGCAGGCCCGGAGCTGGCTGAGCTGCAGGAAATGTGGAAGCGCCTGGGCCACGAGCTGGAGCTCCGAGGGAAACGACTGGAGGAGGCCCTGCGGGCGCAGCAATTCTACCGCGATGCCGCAGAGGCGGAGGCCTGGATGGGAGAGCAGGAGTTACACATGATGGGCCAGGAGAAAGCCAAG gacgAGCTGAGTGCCCAGGCAGAGGTGAAGAAGCATCAGGTATTGGAACAAGCCCTGGCCGACTACGCCCAGACCATCCACCAGCTGGCAGCCAGCAGCCAAGACATGATTGACCATGAGCACCCAGAGAG CACGCGGATATCCATCCGCCAAGCCCAGGTGGACAAGCTGTACGCCAGCCTGAAGGAGCTGGCGGGAGAGCGGCGGCAGCGCTTGCAGGAGCACCTGCGCCTGTGCCAGCTCCGCCGTGAGCTGGATGACCTGGAGCAGTGGATCCAGGAGCGAGAGGTTGTGGCAGCCTCACACGAGCTGGGCCAGGACTACGAGCACGTGACC ATGCTGCGGGACAAATTCCGCGAGTTCTCCCGGGACACGAGCACCATTGGCCAGGAGCGGGTGGATGGCGCCAACGCCTTGGCCAATGGGCTCATCGCTGGGGGCCATGCTGCCCGGGCCACAGTGGCTGAGTGGAAGGACAGTCTCAACGAGGCCTGGGCTGACCTGCTCGAGCTACTGGACACGCGGGGTCAAGTGCTGGCAGCTGCCCACGAGCTGCAGCGCTTCCTGCATGGGGCGCGCCAAGCCCTGGCACGGGTGCAGCACAAGCAGCAGCAGCTTCCCGACGGGACCGGCCGAGATCTCAACGCAGCTGAGGCCCTGCAGCGCCGGCACTGTGCCTTTGAGCACGACATCCAGGCCCTCAGCGCCCAG GTCCAGCAGGTGCAGGACGACGGCCACCGGCTCCAGAAGGCCTATGCCGGAGACAAGGCGGAGGAGATCGGCCGCCACATGCAGGCTGTGGCCGAGGCCTGGGCGCAGCTTCAGGGAAGCTCTGCTGCCCGCCACCAGCTGCTGCTGGACACCACGGACAAGTTCCGCTTCTTCAAGGCTGTCCGGGAGCTGATGCTGTGGATGGATGGGGTGAACCTGCAGATGGACGCCCAGGAGCGGCCCCG GGATGTGTCCTCCGCAGACCTGGTCATCAAGAACCATCAAGGCATCAAGGCAGAGATAGAGGCCAGGGCTGACCGCTTCTCCTCTTGCGTCGACATGGGGCAGGGCCTGCTCGCCAGGAGCCACTATGCGGctgaggag atCTCAGAGAAGCTGTCTCAGCTTCAGGCACGGCGCCAGGAGACAGCCGACAAGTGGCAGGAGAAGATGGACTGGCTCCAGCTTG TTTTGGAGGTGCTCGTGTTTGGGAGAGATGCAGGAATGGCGGAGGCCTGGCTGTGCAGCCAAGAGCCACTGGTGCGAAGTGCTGAGTTGGGTTGCACAGTTGACGAAGTTGAGAGCCTCATCAAGCGGCACGAGGCCTTCCAGAAGTCTGCAGTGGCCTGGGAGGAGCGTTTCAGCGCCCTGGAGAAGCTCACCGCG CTGGAGGAGCAGGAGAAGGAGcggaaaagaaagagggaggaagaggaacgGAGGAAACAGCCTCCTGCTCCAGCGCCCACAGCCAGTCTGCCTGCAGGGGACCTGGTGGACAGCCACGCAGCCCCTGAGGCTACTTGGGACGG AGCCCACCCCCGCCTACCAGCATCCTCACAGCCAGCCAGCGTGAACGGAGTCTGCACAGATGCCGAATCCCCCCAG CCCCTGATGGAACAACAGAGACTCGAGCAGGGCAGCTTCCCAGAAGGGCCT GCCTCTGGTGCTGGCGACGAAGCCAACGGGCCACGAGGAGAGAAGCAGACGCGGACAGGGGGCCCAGCCCCTCCTGTAATGCCCCAGAGCAGGTCGTCCGAGTCAGCCCGAGTTGCCACGTTGCCCACTCGAGGCCCGGAGCTCTCTGCCCAGGAACAGATGGAGGGGATGCTGTGCCGCAAGCAGGAGATGGAGGCCTTCGGCAAGAAGGCCGCCAACAG GTCATGGCAGAACGTGTACTGTGTCCTGCGGCGCGGGAGCCTTGGCTTTTACAAGGACGCGAAGGCAGCCAGCGCCGGAGTGCCCTACCACGGGGAAGTGCCTGTCAGCctggccagggcccagggcagcgTTGCCTTCGACTATCGAAAGCGCAAGCATGTCTTCAAGCTGGG CTTACAGGACGGGAAAGAATACCTATTCCAGGCCAAGGACGAG GCAGAGATGAGCTCGTGGCTGCGGGTGGTGAACGCGGCCATTGCCActgcctcctctgcctctggAGAGCCTGAAGAGCCAGCGGTGCCCAGTGCCACCCGGGGCATGACCCGGGCCATGACCATGCCCCCGGTATCACCGGTCGGGGCTGAGGGACCTGTCGTACTTCGCAGCAAGGACGGCAGGGAACGAGAGCGAGAAAAGCGCTTCAGCTTCTTCAAGAAGAACAAGTAG